The nucleotide sequence GCTGCGGGCCGCGGGCTTCGAGCAGGAGCGCCAGCGCCTCATCGCCGACGCGCACGGCCGGCGCAACACGATGGTCTCGTCGCTGCTCACCATCCTCCGCAAGCAGGCGCCCGACGACGTGGAGGAGTCGATCATCGACGCGGCCCTGCGCGTGCTCGACGACGAGTTCCCGGGCATCCCCGTGCTCGCCGACCTGCTGCGCGTGATCCAGGACGCCCACCCCGCCGTGCGCGACGTGGCGGTGGACCGGGGCGACCTCGGGCGCTACCAGGAGATCACGCGCGGGCTCGAGGCCAGCCTCATCAGCCTCACGCGCGGCGGCCGGCTCGGCGAGATCTTCGCGCAGCAGACCGACGTGGCGATGCGGCACGACCGGCCGGTGGTCTACGACGTGTCGTCCATCGACGAGTCGGACACCGACCTGCAGGCCGCCGTGCTCCTCGCCTGCTGGTCGCAGGGCTTCGGCACGGTGAACGTCGCGACCGCGCTCGCCGACGCGGGCCTCCAGCCCCGGCGGCACTACCTGATCGTGATGGACGAGCTGTGGCGCGCGCTCCGCGTGGGCAAGGGCATCGTCGACCGCATCGACTCGCTCACGCGCCTCAACCGGCAGCGCGGTGTGGGGCTCGCGATGATCACGCACACCATGTCCGACCTGCTCGCGCTCGCCGACGAGCAGGACCGGATGAAGGCGCGCGGCTTCGTCGAGCGCGCCGGCATGGTCGTCGCGGGCGGGCTGCCGCGCGCGGAGATGTCGATGCTCACGCAGGCGGTGGCGCTGTCGCGGTCGGAGCAGGACCTCGTCATGTCGTGGCAGAACCCGCCCGGCTGGTCGCCCGACCAGGAGCCGCCGGGACGCGGGCGGTTCCTCATCAAGGTCGGCGGGCACCCGGGGATCCCCGTGCACGTGGAGCTCACCGAGGAGGAGCGGCACATCAACGACACCAACAAGGCGTGGCACGCGACCGAGTCGTTCCCCGAGCCCGACGAGGCGACCGGGCGGCCGACGGAGCCGGCCGTGGCCGGGGCCGTCGACGGGTTCGACGCCGAGCGCGAGACCGTCGAGGCCGGCGCCGCATGAGCTCCGACCGCACCAACCGCCGCGCCGAGCCGGGGCGCGCGAACCCGGGCACGATCATCGCGACGTGGGCGATCGGCATCGCCGCCGGCCTGCTCGCGTCCGCGTGGGCCGGGCTCGCCGCGGCGCACGCGCTCACGGGCGAGGGGGCGGCACTGCCCGCGGATCCGCTCGCCGCCGCCATCGCGCTGAAGAAGGGCGAGGTCGCGTGGACCCCGCTCGCGGTCGTGCTCGCCGTGGTGGTCGCCGCGCTCCTCACGGCGCTCGCGGTCGCCGTCGCGCGTGCCGTCCGCCGCCTCGGCCGCGGCCGCACGCGCGTCGACCGCAGCGCCCGCTACCTCGCCTCCGCGTCCGACCTCGAGGAGCTGCGCGAGCGGGCGTCCCTCGCGAAGGCCGCGCGCCTCGGCGTGCCGGGTCGGCCCGGGCTGCGGCTCGGCCGCGACCTCCGCTCCGGCGGCATGGTCTACGCGTCGTGGGAGGACGTGGTCGTCGGCATCGCCGGGCCCCGCGTCGGCAAGACCACCTCGCTCGTGGTGCCGGCGATCCTCGCGGCGCCCGGCGCGCTCATCACCACGTCGAACAAGCCCGACGTCGTGCACGCCACCCGCGACCTGCGCGCCGGCGTCGGCACCGCGTGGGTCTTCGACCCGCAGCAGGTCGTGGACGAGGAGCCGACCTGGTGGTGGGATCCGCTCTCCTCCGTCACCGACGACACCTCCGCCGCGAAGCTCGCCGGGCACTTCGCCGCCGGATCCCGCGAGCCCGACGACCGCGGCGACGCCTTCTTCGACGCCGCCGGCAAGGACCTGCTCACCGGTCTCCTCCTCGCTGCCGCGCTCGACCGCCGGCCCATCACGGACGTGCTCGGCTGGCTCACGGATCCGGACGAGCGCGAGATGGTGGCCGTGCTCCGCCGCGGCGGCTACCCGCTCATCGCGGACGACGTCGAGAGCGCCTCGCGCACCTCGCCCCGCCAGCGCGACGGCGTGTACGCGACGGCCCGCAAGATGGCGTCGTGCGTGCGCAGCAGCCGCATCAACAGGTGGATCACCCCAGCCGGCGGCGACGCGGCCGCGGATCCCCGCCCCCGGCTCGACCCCGACGCCTTCGTCCGCTCCACCGACACCCTCTACTCCCTCTCCGTGGAGGGCGAGGGCACGGCCGCCCCGCTCGTCACGGCGCTCACG is from Clavibacter sp. A6099 and encodes:
- a CDS encoding ATP/GTP-binding protein is translated as MPALDQGSRKVATRRTRKAAASAARTASEAEARPEVPRPTREERRALRTAARSHRRPSPRGWLGRARGETVLVQPAPEWRGTTVQVCGLWPYAVGSSSPISGVPLGLHLDTGATVCADPISWFQSGIISNPSIFALGLPGLGKSTLIRRMCVGGDGMGYLPLVLGDLKPDYVDMVHALDGQVITLGRGRGHLNVLDPGGAIEAAEQLRAAGFEQERQRLIADAHGRRNTMVSSLLTILRKQAPDDVEESIIDAALRVLDDEFPGIPVLADLLRVIQDAHPAVRDVAVDRGDLGRYQEITRGLEASLISLTRGGRLGEIFAQQTDVAMRHDRPVVYDVSSIDESDTDLQAAVLLACWSQGFGTVNVATALADAGLQPRRHYLIVMDELWRALRVGKGIVDRIDSLTRLNRQRGVGLAMITHTMSDLLALADEQDRMKARGFVERAGMVVAGGLPRAEMSMLTQAVALSRSEQDLVMSWQNPPGWSPDQEPPGRGRFLIKVGGHPGIPVHVELTEEERHINDTNKAWHATESFPEPDEATGRPTEPAVAGAVDGFDAERETVEAGAA
- a CDS encoding type IV secretory system conjugative DNA transfer family protein encodes the protein MSSDRTNRRAEPGRANPGTIIATWAIGIAAGLLASAWAGLAAAHALTGEGAALPADPLAAAIALKKGEVAWTPLAVVLAVVVAALLTALAVAVARAVRRLGRGRTRVDRSARYLASASDLEELRERASLAKAARLGVPGRPGLRLGRDLRSGGMVYASWEDVVVGIAGPRVGKTTSLVVPAILAAPGALITTSNKPDVVHATRDLRAGVGTAWVFDPQQVVDEEPTWWWDPLSSVTDDTSAAKLAGHFAAGSREPDDRGDAFFDAAGKDLLTGLLLAAALDRRPITDVLGWLTDPDEREMVAVLRRGGYPLIADDVESASRTSPRQRDGVYATARKMASCVRSSRINRWITPAGGDAAADPRPRLDPDAFVRSTDTLYSLSVEGEGTAAPLVTALTVAIVEAAERLARTQPGGRLATPLVCVLDEAANVCRWKELPDLYSHLGSRGIPVMSIFQSYAQGVDVFGREGMRKLFSAANEVVYLGGVKEAEWLRELSELIGDYDHETVSSSTTRGVRSTSVQNDRRRILDTAELAELPRGRAVLLASGVRASMIATVPWMDGPEAAVIRASLAAADARATSGSATAPTPGAAS